One Primulina huaijiensis isolate GDHJ02 chromosome 8, ASM1229523v2, whole genome shotgun sequence genomic region harbors:
- the LOC140982195 gene encoding uncharacterized protein, with amino-acid sequence MMNRRVPYSDGIATPYTSHMQHIAVHDTQENPAMDIFPGQNNNLRAGPAISSYILSQDDRDVPRMPAQNQLLTQIYPDARPGSNSISRYHRSASDSTADLANIVSREAGNQSHEQDMEIGYEDKPQLVTFEGLERRFKDEIFNLIKEQADAEDAENTRHKEKLIELNDKYQEKLSTLRAQQASRRKEFLGKELEERQRQYQQTETGNPWITNVPNDPHSYAGTYHSAHAGRPERASFPRWSQGAEERVPYPRGRDYDQTGARY; translated from the exons ATGATGAATAGGAGGGTGCCTTATTCTGATGGGATCGCAACTCCATATACTTCTCATATGCAGCATATAGCTGTGCATGACACACAAGAAAATCCTGCTATGGATATTTTTCCTGGACAAAATAACAACTTACGTGCAGGACCAGCAATAAGTTCTTATATTTTGTCTCAGGATGATAGAGATGTACCAAGAATGCCGGCACAAAATCAATTGCTGACTCAAATATACCCTGATGCAA GACCAGGAAGCAATTCAATTTCACGTTACCACAGGTCAGCATCCGATTCAACTGCGGATTTAGCAAATATAGTTAGCAGAGAGGCTGGAAATCAGTCCCATGAACAAGACATGGAAATTGGATACGAGGATAAACCCCAACTCGTAACTTTTGAAGGCCTGGAAAGAAGATTTAAAGATGAAATATTCAATCTAATAAAGGAACAAGCCGATGCAGAAGATGCTGAAAATACGAGGCACAAAGAG AAGTTGATCGAACTTAATGACAAGTACCAAGAGAAACTATCTACACTTCGTGCGCAACAAGCAAGTAGAAGAAAAGAGTTTCTTGGAAAGGAATTAGAGGAAAGACAAAGACAGTACCAGCAAACTGAGACTGGCAACCCTTGGATCACAAATGTTCCAAACGACCCCCACAGTTACGCCGGAACTTATCATAGTGCACACGCTGGTCGTCCAGAGAGGGCATCATTTCCTAGGTGGAGCCAAGGTGCTGAAGAAAGGGTACCATACCCTCGGGGACGAGACTATGACCAAACCGGTGCTCGGTACTAG